The DNA window TCAAGACGGTGCGCTCGCGCGACCGCGTGTTCGAAGGCCGCCGCATCCTGCTGGTGGACGACGACGTGCGCAACATCTTCGCCCTCACTTCGGCGCTGGAGCAGAAGGGCGCCATCGTGGAGATCGGCCGCAACGGCTTCGAGGCGCTGGAGAAGCTGGAACAGGTGCAGGAGATCGACCTGGTGCTGATGGACGTGATGATGCCGGGCATGGACGGCCTGGAGGCCACCCGCCGCATCCGTGCCGACGGGCGCTGGAACCGGCTGCCGATCATCGCCATCACCGCCAAGGCGATGAAGGATGACCAGGAGCAGTGCCTGGCCGCCGGCGCCAACGATTACCTGGCCAAGCCGATCGACCTGTCGCGCCTGTACTCGCTGCTGCGGGTATGGATGCCGGCCCTGGACCGTATCTGAGATGACGACGATGCAGCCGATCCGTGCCCAGCACAGCGATACCGACATCGAGCTGAAAATGCTGATGGAGGCGATCTACCTGAAATACAGCTACGACTTCCGCGACTACACCGGCGCTTCGCAGAAGCGCCGCGTGGTGCACGCGATGAAGGAGATGCGCTGCGAGACGATCTCGCAGCTGCAATCGCGCGTGCTGCATGAACCGGCTGCGTTTTCCGAGCTGCTGCAATACCTGACGATTCCCGTCACCGAGATGTTCCGCGATCCGACCTACTTTGCCGCGCTGCGCGAGCACGTGATGCCCGTCCTGTCCACCTACCCGTCGCTGAAGATCTGGGTGGCCGGCTGCAGCACCGGCGAGGAAGTGTATTCGCTGGCCATCCTGCTGAAGGAGGAAGGGCTGCTCGAGCGCAGTATCATCTACGCCACGGACATCAATCCGCAGTCGCTGGAAAAGGCAAAAAAGGGGCTGTTCCCGCTGGAGAACATGCGGGCCTACACGGAAAACTACCAGGCCGCGGGCGGGCGGCGCGCCTTCTCGGACTACTACACGGCAGCGTACAATGCCGCTTTGTTCGACCGTTCGCTGGCCGAGAACGTGACGTTCGCGGACCATAGCCTGGCCACCGATGCGGTGTTCGCGGAAACGCAGTTCATCAGCTGCCGCAACGTGATGATCTATTTTAAAAAGAGGCTGCAGGAGCGCGCGCTGGGCTTGTTCCACGAGTCGCTGTGCCATCGCGGTTTCCTGGGCCTGGGCAGCAAGGAGAGTATCGACTTCTCACCCTATGGCCCGTTGTTCGAGCCGATCGTCAAGCGCGAGCGGCTGTTCAGGAAACTGTAATGGATGATGCCACCCTGGCGCTGGCCCTGGCGAAGCGCCGCATCTCCGCGATTGTCATCGGTGCTTCCGCCGGTGGCGTGAATGCGCTGATCGAGATCCTGCCCGGCTTGCCGCGCGCGTTCCCGTACCCGGTGCTGACGGTGCTGCACGTGATGCGCGCGCGCCAGAACCAGCTGGTGGAAGTGTTCAGCCAGCGCCTCGCCTTGCGCGTGGAAGAAGCGGTGGACAAAGGGGAGCCGGTGGCAGGCACGCTGTACTTCGCGCCGGCCGATTACCACCTGTCGATCGAGGCCGATCGCGTGTTTTCGCTGAGCCTCGAACCGCCCGTGCATTTTGCCCGGCCGGCGATCGACATCACGATGGAAACGGCGGCCGACGTGTACGGCCCCGAACTGGTAGGCATCCTGCTCACCGGCGCCAACCACGATGGCGCGGCGGGGCTGGCCGCGATCGGCAGGGCTGGCGGCCTGACGGTGGTGCAGGACCCGGCGGAAGCGCAAGTGAGCGTGATGCCGAATGAAGCGATCCGGCTGCGCGCGCCGGACCTGGTGCTGCCACTGCGGGATATCCGCAGGCTGCTGCAACTGTCGATGGAGAATTTGCAATGAATAATGTGCCCAACAAGGAATGCAGCCTGGGGTTGACGAGCGGCGCACCTGGACACCCCGTCGGCAACGTGACGAAGCTGTTGATTGTCGACGACCTGCCGGAAAACCTGCGCGCGCTGAACGCCATCATCCGGGCGGACAACCGCGCCGTGTACCAGGCGTCGTCCGGCGAGGAAGCGCTGGCGCTGCTGCTCGAACACGATTTCGCGCTGGCCATCCTGGACGTGCAGATGCCGGGCATGGACGGTTTCGAGCTGGCCGAACTGATGCGCGGCACGGACAAGACGCGCCATATCCCGATCGTGTTCGTGAGCGCGGCCGGCAAGGAACTGAATTACGCGTTCAAGGGCTATGAAACGGGGGCCGTCGACTTCCTCTACAAGCCGCTCGATCCCGACGCGGTGCGCAGCAAGGTCAACGTGTTCGTCGACCTGCATTGCCAGCGCATGGAGATCCGCCGCCGGGTCGAAGAGCAGCACACCATGATGAACGAGCTGCGTGCGGCCCAGGAAGAACTGCGCTATGCGCTGCGCGTGCGCGACGAGTTCATGTCGATGGTGGCGCACGAGCTGCGCACGCCGCTGAATACGCTGTTCCTGGGCACGCAGATGCGCAAGATGCAGCTCGAGCGCGGCAACCTCGAAGCGTTCGGCAAGCCGGCGCTGGAAAAGATGGTGGAAGGCGATGGCCGCCAGATCCAGGCCATGATCCGGCTGATCGACGACATGATGGACGTGTCGCGCATCCGCAGCGGCGTGCTGTCGATCCGACCCGCCTGGACCGAATTGCAAGCCATGCTGCGCCGCCTGACGGACGACCTGTCGCGCCAGGCGCAGGATGCCGGCACCACCTTCGAGCTCGAGGCGCCCGAGACCGTGAGCGGCTGGTGGGACGAGTTCCGCATCGAGCAGGTGATCGTCAACCTGCTGACCAATGCGCTGCGCTATGGCGGCGGCAAGCCGGTGCGCATCCGCCTGACGACCAGCGACACGGAGGCGCGGGTGGACGTGATCGACCAGGGCCCCGGGATCGATGAAGCCATGCAGGCGCGCATCTTCCTGCCCTATGAGCGGGTGGCCGGCAACGGCGTGCCTTCCGGGCTGGGCCTGGGCTTGTACATTTCGCGGCAACTGGCCGAGGCGCACCGGGGCACGCTGACGGTGGCCAGCCGGCCAGGCGAGGGTTCCGTGTTTACGCTGGCGCTGCCCCGCCAGGAAAAGCCAGCCGCCTGATCCGCCGGCCGGTTTTCGTGCCATGCTTGCCCGTTTTCCTGCGTTTCGTACAATGCACTGAAGGAGGGCATGCCGTGAAGCGCGATTGGCCCATCGATGGCAGGCGGGAATGGCTGGTGCGGCGCAACTGTTCGCTGACACCACGGCAAACCACGGTCGCATGGGCGGCGTTGCTCTGCCTGTCGCTGGCCATCGGGCTGTTCTTCACCTGGCAGGGCGCCTGGTACGTGCTGGTATTTTCCGCAGTGGAAATGACTGCCGTGACGGCCGCCTTCATCGTCTACAGCCGGCATGCCACCGATAGCGACCGCATCGTGTACGAGGACCATGTCTTGTACGTGCAAAAGGTGCGCGGCGGCCACACCTCCACCATCTCGCTCGACCCCACCTGGCTGCGCATCGTGGCCCCGCAACGGCGCCGCGACCCGATCCTGCTCATCGCGCGCGGCATCACCGTCGACGTCGGCACCTGGCTGCCCGAAGAGCCCCGCCGCGCGCTGGCGCGTGAGCTGCGCAAGGAACTCGCCCAATAACTGCCGGCAAAACTGGGGACGTACCCTGGTTTCCAGGAAATCTTGCCTGAGAACCAGGGTACGTCCCCAGTTTTTCTTTGGCGCATTTGTCTACAGTCGTGATTGGAGCCCTACCTGTACGGCAAAACCTTCTGTAAAAAAATTGATACATGTCCAAAGTTGCCGGGACGAATATAGAAAGGTATAAAACAAGTAATATATTTGCGCTGCGCACCCAAACTCTTCAGGAGACCAGGCATGAAGCTGAACGTGAACGGACAGGTCCGCGAATTCGACGCGGAAGACGATACCCCGCTGCTGTGGGTTCTGCGCGAACAGCTGGGCTTGACCGGCACCAAGTACGGCTGCGGCATCGCCCAGTGCGGCGCCTGCACCGTGCACATCGATGGCGAGGCGATGCGCAGCTGCGTGCGGCCGGTTTCCACGGTGACCGAACAGATGAAGATCGTGACGATCGAGGGCCTGTCGCCGGATGGTTCGCACCCCGTGCAGAAAGCGTGGGCGGCGCTGGACGTGCCGCAATGCGGCTTCTGCCAGAGCGGCATGATCATGGCCGCCACCGCGCTGCTGAAGGAAAAACCAAAACCCACCGATGCCGACATCGACATGGCGATGACGAACATCTGCCGCTGCGGCACCTATAACCGTGTGCGCAAGGCGATCCACGTGGTGGCGCGCGGCGGCGATGCGAAGAGCGCAGGTCTGGCCATCGAACACCGCGAAGGGAGCAAGGCATGAGTAACGTCACCAGCCCGGCGCGCCGCCGTTTCCTGGGCCAGTCCGCCGGCCTCGTCGTCGCGTTCCACATTCCGTTCGCCGCGCAGGCGCAGGCGGCACCAAGCCCCGAAGTCAACGCATGGGTCGTCGTGAAACCGGACGATACCATCGTCATCCGCATCGCGCGCTCCGAGATGGGGCAGGGAACCTTGACGGGCCTGGCGCAGCTGGTGGCGGAAGAGCTGGACGCGGACTGGAGCAAGGTCACCACCGAGTATCCGACTCCGGGCACGAACCTGGCCCGCAAGCGCGTATGGGGCAGTTTTTCCACCGGCGGCAGCAACGGCGTGCGCGGCTCGCATGAGTACGTGCGCAAGGGCGGCGCAGCCGCGCGGATGATGCTGGTGCAGGCCGCGGCGACGCAGTGGGGCGTGCCGGCAACGGAATGCCGCGCCGCGAACAGCGTGATCACGCACGTGCCGAGCGGTCGCACCGTCACGTATGGCAAGGTGGCCGATGCGGCCGGCAAGCTGGAGGCGCCGCAGGAAATCGTGGTAAAGGATCCGAAGGAATGGAAGATCGCCGGCAAGCGCCTCGCGCGCCTCGATACCGTCGACAAGACGACTGGCAAGCAGGTCTACGGCATGGACCTTGCCATGCCCGGCATGCTGAACGCGGCGATCAAGGATTGCCCGGTGTTCGGCGGC is part of the Pseudoduganella lutea genome and encodes:
- a CDS encoding chemotaxis protein CheB; the protein is MDDATLALALAKRRISAIVIGASAGGVNALIEILPGLPRAFPYPVLTVLHVMRARQNQLVEVFSQRLALRVEEAVDKGEPVAGTLYFAPADYHLSIEADRVFSLSLEPPVHFARPAIDITMETAADVYGPELVGILLTGANHDGAAGLAAIGRAGGLTVVQDPAEAQVSVMPNEAIRLRAPDLVLPLRDIRRLLQLSMENLQ
- a CDS encoding (2Fe-2S)-binding protein; this encodes MKLNVNGQVREFDAEDDTPLLWVLREQLGLTGTKYGCGIAQCGACTVHIDGEAMRSCVRPVSTVTEQMKIVTIEGLSPDGSHPVQKAWAALDVPQCGFCQSGMIMAATALLKEKPKPTDADIDMAMTNICRCGTYNRVRKAIHVVARGGDAKSAGLAIEHREGSKA
- a CDS encoding hybrid sensor histidine kinase/response regulator gives rise to the protein MNNVPNKECSLGLTSGAPGHPVGNVTKLLIVDDLPENLRALNAIIRADNRAVYQASSGEEALALLLEHDFALAILDVQMPGMDGFELAELMRGTDKTRHIPIVFVSAAGKELNYAFKGYETGAVDFLYKPLDPDAVRSKVNVFVDLHCQRMEIRRRVEEQHTMMNELRAAQEELRYALRVRDEFMSMVAHELRTPLNTLFLGTQMRKMQLERGNLEAFGKPALEKMVEGDGRQIQAMIRLIDDMMDVSRIRSGVLSIRPAWTELQAMLRRLTDDLSRQAQDAGTTFELEAPETVSGWWDEFRIEQVIVNLLTNALRYGGGKPVRIRLTTSDTEARVDVIDQGPGIDEAMQARIFLPYERVAGNGVPSGLGLGLYISRQLAEAHRGTLTVASRPGEGSVFTLALPRQEKPAA
- a CDS encoding DUF2244 domain-containing protein, giving the protein MKRDWPIDGRREWLVRRNCSLTPRQTTVAWAALLCLSLAIGLFFTWQGAWYVLVFSAVEMTAVTAAFIVYSRHATDSDRIVYEDHVLYVQKVRGGHTSTISLDPTWLRIVAPQRRRDPILLIARGITVDVGTWLPEEPRRALARELRKELAQ
- a CDS encoding CheR family methyltransferase — encoded protein: MTTMQPIRAQHSDTDIELKMLMEAIYLKYSYDFRDYTGASQKRRVVHAMKEMRCETISQLQSRVLHEPAAFSELLQYLTIPVTEMFRDPTYFAALREHVMPVLSTYPSLKIWVAGCSTGEEVYSLAILLKEEGLLERSIIYATDINPQSLEKAKKGLFPLENMRAYTENYQAAGGRRAFSDYYTAAYNAALFDRSLAENVTFADHSLATDAVFAETQFISCRNVMIYFKKRLQERALGLFHESLCHRGFLGLGSKESIDFSPYGPLFEPIVKRERLFRKL